A window from Actinomycetospora corticicola encodes these proteins:
- a CDS encoding amidase → MTDDALGDDDTTALVARLRRREVSPAELRTAVAERLAVVDPTVRGLGLDRTGAPVVGNPDGPLAGVPTLVKENTDVAGWSTTNGSAAYVPTPSAAHSAVTHQLLAAGLDLVGTSRMPEFGLNATTEFVDAEPTCNPHDPAYSAGASSGGAAALVAAGAVPLAHANDGGGSIRIPAAACGLVGLKPGRGRLARSAHGRLMPIDLVADGVVTRTVRDSALAFAAFSGELRVEGPGRRLRVGVVLHSPAGGEVDAATRAAVRRSAAALEAAGHRVEPHTPAVGKAFVDDFLVYWGMLAFSIAAGGRAAFGPSFDRSRLDPLTRGLARHFRTAGPRRPGFLRRLRALPYAEEFTHHDVLLSPVLAHRTPPLGWLNPAVPFDELAERLVRYVGFTPLQNVAGAPAIAVPAGWDGRLPVGVQIAGLPGDEATLLELAFELEAAERVFAPVRSA, encoded by the coding sequence ATGACCGACGACGCCCTCGGCGACGACGACACGACCGCCCTGGTGGCCCGGCTCCGCCGGCGTGAGGTGTCGCCGGCGGAGCTGCGTACCGCCGTCGCGGAGCGGCTCGCGGTCGTCGACCCCACGGTCCGCGGCCTCGGGCTCGACCGGACGGGAGCACCCGTCGTCGGGAATCCCGACGGGCCCCTCGCGGGCGTGCCGACGCTGGTCAAGGAGAACACCGACGTCGCCGGGTGGTCCACGACGAACGGCTCGGCGGCCTACGTGCCGACCCCGTCGGCGGCGCACTCCGCGGTGACGCACCAGCTGCTCGCGGCGGGGCTCGACCTGGTGGGCACGAGCCGGATGCCGGAGTTCGGGCTGAACGCGACCACCGAGTTCGTCGACGCGGAGCCGACCTGCAACCCGCACGACCCGGCGTACTCCGCAGGCGCCTCGTCCGGCGGGGCGGCGGCGCTCGTGGCCGCGGGCGCGGTCCCGCTGGCCCACGCGAACGACGGCGGCGGCTCGATCCGCATCCCGGCGGCGGCGTGCGGGCTGGTCGGGCTGAAACCGGGCCGCGGACGCCTGGCGCGCAGCGCGCACGGACGGCTGATGCCGATCGACCTGGTGGCCGACGGGGTGGTCACCCGCACGGTCCGCGACTCCGCGCTCGCCTTCGCGGCGTTCAGCGGGGAGCTGCGGGTCGAGGGACCGGGCCGGCGGCTGCGCGTGGGGGTGGTGCTGCACAGCCCGGCCGGCGGCGAGGTCGACGCCGCGACCCGGGCGGCGGTGCGGCGCAGCGCGGCCGCCCTCGAGGCCGCGGGGCACCGCGTCGAGCCGCACACCCCCGCCGTCGGGAAGGCCTTCGTCGACGACTTCCTCGTCTACTGGGGGATGCTCGCGTTCTCGATCGCGGCCGGTGGCCGCGCGGCGTTCGGGCCGAGCTTCGACCGGTCCCGGCTCGACCCGCTCACGCGCGGCCTCGCCCGCCACTTCCGGACGGCGGGTCCGCGTCGCCCCGGGTTCCTCCGGCGGCTGCGGGCGCTCCCGTACGCCGAGGAGTTCACCCATCACGACGTGCTCCTCTCGCCCGTCCTGGCGCACCGGACGCCGCCGCTCGGGTGGCTCAACCCGGCGGTGCCGTTCGACGAGCTGGCCGAGCGCCTCGTGCGCTACGTCGGCTTCACGCCGCTGCAGAACGTCGCGGGCGCCCCGGCGATCGCGGTGCCGGCGGGGTGGGACGGGAGGCTGCCGGTCGGGGTCCAGATCGCGGGCCTCCCGGGCGACGAGGCGACGTTGCTGGAGCTGGCCTTCGAACTCGAGGCGGCCGAGCGGGTGTTCGCCCCGGTCCGAAGCGCGTAG
- a CDS encoding Rv1355c family protein, whose protein sequence is MTAAAGGHRAIPVDAPPPGAVVLDRSAEQQADLASLTSDAPPDAELRWVYYPWRNTVVAVLGPGAFRRVRQDRNRNKITAAEQGRLAGTTVGVAGLSVGHAIAHTLALEGLCGRLRLADFDAIDLSNLNRIPATVFDLGVNKAVVTARRIAELDPWLPTDVHPEGITDATIDGFLDGLDVLVEEADSIDIKVRLREGARARGIPVVMVTSDRGLLDVERFDLEPDRPLFHGLVGDLDSAALASLSTRDKVPYVMRILGAAELSPRIAASMVEVGTTLSTWPQLGGDVVLGAAQVAAVVRRLGLGHDLPSGRVRLDLEETLDALVAEPATVPGTSEAEESAGPDDILEAIRRAPSGGNVQPWRVERDEDEVRLFLDEARTTTMDVDFRGSHVALGAALFNARVAAARARRLGEFAILPDDARPDLVATLRLGRGTDERLADLDVLSRGTNRAFGVAQPVDPALKGALAAAAAAEGGRLHLVEPGEAMTRAGAAMARADRIRYLTDRLHREMFEELIWPGGDTSTGIDVATLGLDEGDLAKLTIARRPEVMALLAEWGAGSALADDTRDRVASSSALAVVTVPGTTKRHFVYGGMAVEAVWVAAERSGLAVHPVSPVFLYAVEQDDLRTLSEPFEDALAELRQEFRTAVGVADDEAVALVLRLSHGGATPVRSRRRPVGGVPRHA, encoded by the coding sequence ATGACCGCCGCAGCGGGAGGTCACCGCGCGATCCCGGTCGACGCACCTCCGCCCGGTGCCGTGGTCCTCGACCGGAGCGCCGAGCAGCAGGCTGACCTCGCGTCGCTCACCTCCGACGCACCGCCCGACGCCGAACTGCGTTGGGTGTACTACCCCTGGCGGAACACCGTGGTCGCGGTGCTCGGTCCCGGGGCGTTCCGGCGGGTGCGCCAGGACCGGAACCGGAACAAGATCACGGCCGCTGAGCAGGGACGGCTCGCGGGGACGACCGTGGGCGTGGCCGGGCTGTCGGTCGGGCACGCCATCGCCCACACCCTCGCGCTCGAGGGCCTGTGCGGGCGTCTGCGCCTGGCCGACTTCGACGCGATCGACCTGTCGAACCTCAACCGCATTCCGGCCACGGTGTTCGATCTCGGCGTCAACAAGGCCGTCGTCACCGCTCGCCGGATCGCCGAGCTGGACCCGTGGTTGCCCACCGACGTGCATCCGGAGGGCATCACGGACGCGACGATCGACGGCTTCCTGGACGGGTTGGACGTGCTCGTCGAGGAGGCCGACTCGATCGACATCAAGGTGCGGCTGCGCGAGGGGGCTCGAGCACGCGGAATCCCCGTCGTCATGGTGACGAGCGACCGAGGCCTGCTCGACGTCGAGCGCTTCGACCTCGAGCCCGATCGCCCGCTCTTCCACGGGCTCGTCGGCGACCTCGACTCCGCTGCGCTGGCCAGTCTGTCCACCCGCGACAAGGTCCCCTACGTCATGCGCATCCTCGGCGCGGCGGAGCTCTCGCCGCGGATCGCCGCGTCGATGGTCGAGGTGGGCACGACCCTGTCGACCTGGCCGCAGCTCGGCGGGGACGTCGTCCTGGGCGCCGCGCAGGTCGCGGCCGTCGTGCGGCGCCTCGGGCTGGGGCACGACCTGCCGTCGGGACGGGTCCGGCTCGACCTCGAGGAGACCCTGGATGCGCTGGTGGCCGAGCCCGCCACGGTTCCGGGGACGTCCGAGGCGGAGGAATCCGCCGGGCCCGACGACATCCTGGAGGCGATCCGGCGCGCACCCTCGGGTGGGAACGTGCAGCCGTGGCGGGTCGAGCGCGACGAGGACGAGGTCCGGCTCTTCCTCGACGAGGCCCGGACGACCACCATGGACGTCGACTTCCGGGGCAGCCATGTGGCCCTGGGGGCCGCGCTGTTCAACGCCCGGGTCGCGGCGGCCCGGGCTCGCCGTCTGGGGGAGTTCGCGATCCTTCCCGACGACGCGCGCCCGGACCTGGTCGCGACGCTGCGCCTGGGGCGCGGGACCGACGAACGTCTGGCGGACCTCGACGTGCTCTCACGCGGCACGAACCGCGCCTTCGGGGTGGCGCAGCCAGTCGACCCGGCCCTGAAGGGCGCGCTGGCGGCGGCGGCGGCGGCGGAGGGGGGCCGGCTGCACCTGGTCGAGCCGGGGGAGGCGATGACCCGCGCCGGTGCGGCCATGGCCCGGGCCGACCGCATCCGCTACCTGACCGACCGACTGCACCGCGAGATGTTCGAGGAATTGATCTGGCCCGGGGGCGACACCAGCACGGGCATCGACGTCGCCACCCTCGGACTCGACGAGGGGGATCTGGCGAAGCTGACCATCGCGCGGCGCCCCGAGGTCATGGCGCTCCTCGCCGAGTGGGGCGCCGGTTCGGCGCTCGCCGACGACACGCGCGACCGGGTGGCGTCGAGTTCCGCTCTCGCGGTGGTGACGGTGCCTGGCACGACGAAGCGTCACTTCGTGTACGGAGGAATGGCGGTCGAGGCCGTCTGGGTAGCGGCCGAACGGTCGGGCCTGGCCGTCCACCCGGTCTCGCCGGTCTTCCTCTATGCGGTCGAACAGGACGACTTGCGCACTCTCTCCGAGCCTTTCGAGGACGCGCTCGCCGAACTCCGTCAGGAATTCCGCACCGCGGTCGGTGTCGCGGATGACGAGGCGGTGGCTCTCGTGTTAAGGCTGAGCCACGGAGGGGCGACACCCGTGCGGAGCAGACGTCGCCCAGTCGGGGGGGTCCCTCGTCATGCCTGA
- a CDS encoding bifunctional diguanylate cyclase/phosphodiesterase: protein MDQPDHDREPANLDELVTSVATTLMGIDSAGLREASGCVLSRLVQYFGVDLSFLRFHDDRERATVLVAEWPPRPDIPDPDPLGVIPFATADPIFAASEHQTEIMVIRPAESPDYQERVRNGSGVELTSLAVVPLRLDGRTTGGLGFIKYGDRGWEDDELRALKTIALLFAQMQGRMAAEERLRHIAHHDELTGLPNRRALMEHLTGVLAAAETGTRALLFIDVDRLKAMNDFLGHEAGDRFIVEIAERLRAAVDPSDVVARLGGDELVVSVGGTCDESRAVALAERIQRAIAQPIQLGGQSLGRTVSVGIAVMEPASVSLAQWLRSADHAVLVAKKRGGNNVVVFTAEMEKREQVRVAVEMNLLTAIRDGSLTVAYQPIVDLRTRIPVGVETLVRWNHPTLGPVAPELFVGVAEATNLAGELGDWVLGEACRQFATWRAELPAGVMDGFAISVNISPVQLIAIDFVSTVANTLERYGLSGRDLILEVTEHAVVSDDAAARTTLHGLRALGVAIAIDDFGTGYSSLAQLKAFPVNTLKIDRGFVLDLGHSLDDHAIVRSIIKLAESFGLDLIAEGVESEEAAATLVELGCRVAQGYLFSRPLPAEKVAAALLSRSSGTAWTRRATG from the coding sequence GTGGACCAGCCGGATCACGACCGAGAGCCCGCCAACCTGGACGAGTTGGTGACGTCGGTCGCGACGACCCTCATGGGGATCGACTCCGCCGGTCTGCGGGAGGCCTCGGGGTGCGTCCTCTCCCGGCTGGTGCAGTACTTCGGGGTGGACCTGAGCTTCTTGCGCTTCCACGACGACCGGGAACGCGCGACGGTGCTCGTCGCAGAATGGCCGCCCCGCCCCGACATCCCCGACCCGGACCCGCTCGGCGTCATCCCGTTCGCCACCGCCGACCCGATCTTCGCCGCCAGCGAGCACCAGACGGAGATCATGGTCATCCGTCCGGCCGAGTCGCCGGACTACCAGGAGCGGGTCCGCAACGGGTCAGGCGTGGAGCTGACCTCGCTCGCCGTCGTACCCCTGCGCCTCGACGGTCGGACGACCGGTGGCCTGGGGTTTATCAAGTACGGCGACCGGGGCTGGGAGGACGACGAGCTCCGGGCGCTGAAGACCATCGCGCTGCTGTTCGCCCAGATGCAGGGCCGGATGGCCGCGGAGGAGCGGCTGCGGCACATCGCCCACCACGACGAGCTCACCGGGCTACCGAACCGGCGGGCGCTGATGGAGCACCTGACGGGCGTGCTGGCGGCGGCCGAGACCGGCACCCGGGCGCTGCTGTTCATCGACGTCGACCGGCTCAAGGCGATGAACGACTTCCTCGGCCACGAGGCGGGGGACCGGTTCATCGTCGAGATCGCCGAGCGCCTGCGGGCCGCGGTCGACCCGTCGGACGTCGTCGCGCGGCTGGGCGGGGACGAGCTCGTCGTGTCGGTCGGCGGGACGTGCGACGAGTCGCGGGCCGTCGCGCTCGCGGAGCGGATCCAGCGGGCGATCGCGCAGCCGATCCAGCTGGGCGGGCAGTCGCTCGGACGCACCGTCAGCGTCGGGATCGCCGTGATGGAGCCCGCGTCCGTGTCGCTGGCGCAGTGGCTGCGCTCGGCCGACCACGCGGTCCTGGTGGCGAAGAAGCGCGGCGGCAACAACGTCGTGGTGTTCACCGCCGAGATGGAGAAGCGCGAGCAGGTGCGCGTCGCAGTGGAGATGAACCTGCTGACGGCGATCCGCGACGGCTCGCTCACGGTGGCCTACCAGCCCATCGTCGACCTGCGCACCCGCATCCCGGTGGGCGTCGAGACCCTCGTGCGGTGGAACCACCCGACGCTCGGACCGGTGGCGCCGGAGCTGTTCGTCGGGGTCGCCGAGGCCACCAACCTCGCGGGGGAGCTGGGCGACTGGGTGCTCGGCGAGGCCTGCCGGCAGTTCGCGACGTGGCGGGCGGAGCTGCCCGCCGGGGTGATGGACGGGTTCGCGATCTCGGTGAACATCTCCCCGGTTCAGCTCATCGCCATCGACTTCGTGAGCACCGTGGCGAACACCCTCGAGCGCTACGGCCTCTCCGGCCGCGACCTCATCCTCGAGGTCACCGAGCACGCCGTGGTCAGTGACGACGCCGCCGCCCGCACGACGCTGCACGGCCTGCGCGCGCTCGGCGTGGCCATCGCGATCGACGACTTCGGCACCGGGTACAGCTCGCTCGCGCAGCTCAAGGCGTTCCCGGTGAACACGCTCAAGATCGACCGCGGGTTCGTCCTCGACCTCGGGCACAGCCTCGACGACCACGCCATCGTCCGCTCGATCATCAAGCTCGCCGAGTCGTTCGGGCTCGACCTGATCGCGGAGGGCGTGGAGAGCGAGGAGGCGGCGGCCACCCTGGTCGAGCTCGGCTGCCGCGTCGCGCAGGGGTACCTGTTCTCGCGGCCGCTGCCCGCCGAGAAGGTCGCGGCCGCGCTCCTCAGCCGGAGCAGCGGGACGGCGTGGACCCGTCGGGCGACGGGCTAG
- a CDS encoding prolyl oligopeptidase family serine peptidase has translation MTPVTSDLVVTAAVRLDAAVPDRGGVVWGEGRAADGGRVQLVRRAADGTTHDLLPEGSNARTAVHEYGGGAWWVHGGVVFTVDWSDQRLRRVDDGVVTLLTPEPAVPRGDRYADGDVAPDGSWLVCVREHHPTAGAPATDVVNEVVRLSAVELSEPEVLVSGPDFVAAPRLSRDGRRLAWLSWDHPSMPWDDVVLTVRSLDSGEETVVAGGPGESVSEPAWHDDGSLTFISDRTGWWNLYRWTGSSVEPLVVLDAEIGEPGWQLGGSRYAVLDDGSLVFARSSDGFDVLVVRAVSGELTELDTSFSAIRSVRADGDGVVCIAGSPVAEPGVHRVSVAGAVETLRPPRDLGLDPDTISVPEPMTFPSVDGDGNARDAHALYYPPSGSVSGPPPLLVVIHGGPTGAATPVLAVGLQYWTSHGFGVVDVNYGGSTGYGRAYREQLQGAWGIVDVADCLAAARALASAGRVDPERLAIRGGSAGGFTVLASLARPDTPFAAGADHFGVADLEALARDTHKFESRYLDGLVGPYPEARDVYVARSPLTHVGEFSTPLIVLQGDEDAIVPPNQSEMIVSALRDKGVPVAYLLFAGEQHGFRAAENIKRALDAELAFYARLFGLTVDVPPVEIENL, from the coding sequence GTGACCCCGGTGACCTCGGATCTCGTCGTGACCGCTGCCGTCCGCCTCGACGCGGCCGTCCCCGACCGCGGCGGCGTCGTCTGGGGCGAGGGCCGCGCCGCCGACGGCGGCCGGGTGCAGCTCGTGCGCCGTGCCGCCGACGGGACGACCCACGACCTGCTCCCCGAGGGCTCCAACGCCCGCACCGCCGTGCACGAGTACGGCGGCGGGGCCTGGTGGGTCCACGGCGGCGTCGTGTTCACCGTCGACTGGTCCGACCAGCGGCTGCGCCGGGTCGACGACGGCGTCGTCACGCTGCTGACGCCGGAGCCGGCCGTCCCGCGCGGCGACCGCTACGCCGACGGCGACGTCGCCCCGGACGGCTCCTGGCTGGTGTGCGTCCGGGAGCACCACCCGACGGCGGGTGCACCGGCGACCGACGTCGTCAACGAGGTCGTGCGGCTGTCGGCGGTCGAGCTGTCGGAACCGGAGGTGCTGGTCAGCGGCCCGGACTTCGTGGCCGCGCCGCGTCTGTCGCGCGACGGGCGCCGCCTGGCCTGGCTGTCGTGGGACCACCCGTCGATGCCGTGGGACGACGTCGTCCTCACGGTGCGCTCGCTGGACTCCGGCGAGGAGACCGTCGTCGCCGGGGGTCCGGGCGAGTCGGTCTCCGAGCCCGCCTGGCACGACGACGGGTCGCTCACCTTCATCTCCGACCGCACCGGGTGGTGGAACCTCTACCGCTGGACCGGCTCCTCCGTGGAGCCGCTGGTCGTGCTCGACGCCGAGATCGGGGAGCCCGGCTGGCAGCTCGGCGGGTCGCGCTACGCCGTTCTCGACGACGGGTCGCTTGTCTTTGCGCGGTCGTCCGACGGCTTCGACGTGCTGGTGGTGCGGGCGGTGTCCGGGGAGCTCACCGAGCTCGACACCAGCTTCAGCGCGATCCGCTCGGTGCGCGCCGACGGTGACGGCGTCGTCTGCATCGCGGGCAGCCCGGTCGCCGAGCCGGGGGTGCACCGGGTGTCGGTCGCCGGCGCGGTGGAGACGCTGCGCCCGCCGCGGGACCTCGGCCTCGATCCGGACACCATCTCCGTACCCGAGCCGATGACGTTCCCGTCGGTCGACGGCGACGGGAACGCGAGGGACGCGCACGCGCTGTACTACCCGCCGTCGGGAAGCGTCTCCGGACCGCCGCCGCTGCTCGTGGTGATCCACGGTGGCCCGACCGGCGCCGCGACGCCGGTGCTCGCGGTGGGCCTGCAGTACTGGACGAGCCACGGGTTCGGCGTCGTCGACGTGAACTACGGCGGGTCGACCGGCTACGGCCGCGCCTACCGGGAGCAGCTGCAGGGTGCCTGGGGCATCGTCGACGTCGCCGACTGTCTGGCAGCGGCCCGGGCGTTGGCCTCGGCGGGCCGGGTGGACCCGGAGCGGCTGGCCATCCGGGGCGGGTCGGCGGGCGGGTTCACGGTCCTCGCGTCGCTGGCACGGCCCGACACCCCGTTCGCGGCCGGCGCCGACCACTTCGGCGTCGCCGACCTCGAGGCGCTCGCCCGGGACACGCACAAGTTCGAGTCGCGCTACCTCGACGGCCTGGTCGGCCCGTACCCCGAGGCCCGCGACGTCTACGTGGCGCGGTCGCCGTTGACGCACGTCGGCGAGTTCTCGACGCCGTTGATCGTGCTGCAGGGCGACGAGGACGCGATCGTGCCACCGAACCAGTCGGAGATGATCGTCTCGGCGTTGCGCGACAAGGGCGTGCCGGTCGCCTACCTGCTCTTCGCGGGGGAGCAGCACGGTTTCCGGGCCGCCGAGAACATCAAGCGTGCCCTCGACGCCGAGCTGGCCTTCTACGCCCGCTTGTTCGGGCTCACCGTGGACGTGCCGCCGGTGGAGATCGAGAACCTGTAG
- a CDS encoding type IV toxin-antitoxin system AbiEi family antitoxin domain-containing protein, which translates to MKLQRFLAAHDGVITRAQARACGLSDDQIARKVASGEWLRRAPGVYFAIAWRWTPAAKVRVAAEWARPTGALAGPAAAWWLGLEIDSPHPVGVVVPPHSSRRAPDGVAMIRRDLRGDRIEHRGLWVVARALAVLDTAVALGGRGQEFLDRALQQGRVTLEELNTVQDRHVGRQGSGVARRMLDEAADRAASTAERRTLTLLRRGGITGWTVNLEVTLPDGRDAVVDLGFLELKLALEVDGWAFHVDPSRFVDDRARKRALVAAGWVVIEVTWDDLVHRPEKLLDELRRIIEVRRRAVRAEM; encoded by the coding sequence GTGAAGCTCCAGCGATTCCTCGCCGCCCACGACGGCGTGATCACCCGCGCCCAGGCCCGCGCATGTGGGCTCAGCGACGACCAGATCGCCCGGAAGGTCGCCAGCGGTGAATGGCTGCGGCGGGCCCCCGGCGTCTACTTCGCGATCGCCTGGCGGTGGACGCCTGCTGCCAAGGTCCGGGTCGCCGCCGAGTGGGCCCGCCCCACCGGGGCCCTGGCCGGACCGGCTGCCGCCTGGTGGCTCGGCCTCGAGATCGACTCGCCCCATCCCGTGGGCGTCGTCGTCCCGCCGCACTCCTCCCGGCGCGCCCCGGACGGTGTCGCCATGATCCGCCGAGACCTGCGCGGCGACCGGATCGAACACCGCGGCCTGTGGGTCGTCGCGCGGGCCCTCGCCGTCCTCGACACGGCGGTGGCGCTCGGTGGTCGGGGCCAGGAGTTCCTCGACCGGGCGTTGCAGCAGGGTCGGGTCACCCTCGAGGAGCTGAACACCGTGCAGGACCGGCACGTCGGTCGACAGGGCTCCGGGGTCGCCCGCCGTATGCTCGACGAGGCCGCCGACCGGGCCGCCTCGACCGCGGAACGCCGCACGCTCACCCTGCTCCGCCGCGGGGGGATCACGGGCTGGACGGTCAACCTCGAGGTCACGTTGCCCGACGGTCGGGACGCGGTGGTCGACCTCGGGTTCCTGGAGCTGAAGCTGGCGCTGGAGGTCGACGGATGGGCCTTCCACGTCGACCCGTCGCGGTTCGTGGACGACCGGGCCCGGAAGCGCGCCCTCGTCGCCGCGGGCTGGGTGGTGATCGAGGTGACGTGGGACGACCTGGTGCACCGTCCGGAGAAGCTGCTCGACGAGTTGCGTCGCATCATCGAGGTCCGCCGCCGGGCAGTCAGGGCAGAGATGTAG
- a CDS encoding LuxR C-terminal-related transcriptional regulator has translation MSAPELDRPMSVDDLGHSGRPSSCDLVTLAEQAALTGELVEAARCADEVLAADAPVTDLVRAAQVLAGVHAHRGMLADAAELHAWVAAVAPAKASPAAAIALVGTGRELPDSPADPGRPAPPTLRTGADGLVGKAVRASVRPAGSASALSDLTRAAAMLECRATPVLHDDSPAALGALVALHRGEPDLARTLVDRAVAADLGGAPYRRRHLLLRAWADMAGGDLLAARAGLDAANARPEPVHARDELVAVALEAGLVRRAGDTRGLLAVWSRAREAVLRHAVDLWSLLAIGELAVVAGRLGQLAWLAPHLQAGDELLTALGEPVLWAAPWHWCAFLAAVASDDPPAAQRHAAHLAEGAADVAAHAGSLALVLSRAARTWLRVLAGDVDADDVSAVAGSLSDAGMAYDGARLAKEAAVRTSDKRVLAAMLNLARGILAGPAVPAETVTVEAAAAPVVVTPTPRPCVLSDREREVAELVLEGLTYREIGDRLFITAKTVEHHVRGMRQRLGSESRSDLLADLRASLSG, from the coding sequence GTGAGCGCCCCCGAGCTGGACCGCCCGATGAGTGTCGACGACCTCGGCCACTCCGGGCGCCCGTCGTCGTGCGACCTCGTCACCCTCGCCGAGCAGGCCGCGCTGACCGGTGAGCTCGTCGAGGCCGCCCGGTGCGCCGACGAGGTGCTCGCCGCCGATGCCCCGGTCACCGACCTCGTCCGCGCCGCGCAGGTCCTCGCCGGGGTGCACGCCCACCGCGGGATGCTCGCCGACGCCGCGGAGCTGCACGCCTGGGTCGCCGCGGTCGCCCCCGCGAAGGCCTCCCCCGCCGCGGCGATCGCCCTCGTCGGCACCGGCCGGGAGCTGCCCGACTCCCCGGCCGACCCGGGCCGCCCCGCGCCGCCGACACTCCGGACCGGCGCCGACGGCCTCGTCGGGAAGGCGGTCCGCGCGAGCGTGCGACCCGCCGGCTCGGCGTCGGCTCTGTCCGACCTGACCCGGGCCGCCGCGATGCTCGAGTGCCGCGCCACGCCGGTGCTGCACGACGACTCCCCCGCCGCGCTCGGTGCCCTCGTCGCCCTGCACCGGGGCGAGCCCGACCTCGCCCGCACCCTCGTCGACCGCGCGGTAGCCGCCGACCTCGGGGGCGCGCCGTACCGTCGGCGCCACCTGCTCCTGCGCGCGTGGGCGGACATGGCGGGCGGCGACCTGCTCGCGGCGCGTGCCGGACTGGACGCCGCGAACGCCCGTCCGGAGCCGGTCCACGCCCGGGACGAGCTGGTCGCGGTCGCCCTGGAGGCGGGCCTGGTGCGCCGTGCCGGTGACACGCGCGGGCTGCTCGCCGTCTGGTCCCGCGCCCGCGAGGCCGTGCTGCGCCACGCCGTCGACCTGTGGTCGCTGCTGGCGATCGGGGAGCTCGCCGTCGTGGCCGGCCGCCTCGGCCAGCTGGCCTGGCTCGCCCCGCACCTCCAGGCCGGCGACGAGCTGCTCACCGCCCTCGGCGAACCGGTCCTCTGGGCCGCGCCGTGGCACTGGTGCGCGTTCCTCGCCGCCGTCGCCTCCGACGACCCGCCCGCCGCCCAGCGCCACGCCGCACACCTCGCCGAGGGCGCCGCCGACGTGGCCGCCCACGCCGGCTCCCTCGCACTGGTCCTCTCCCGGGCCGCCCGCACGTGGCTGCGGGTGCTCGCCGGCGACGTGGACGCCGACGACGTCAGCGCCGTCGCGGGCTCCCTGTCCGACGCGGGCATGGCCTACGACGGCGCGCGCCTCGCCAAGGAGGCCGCCGTCCGCACCAGCGACAAGCGCGTCCTCGCCGCCATGCTCAACCTCGCCCGCGGCATCCTGGCCGGCCCGGCCGTGCCCGCCGAGACCGTGACCGTCGAGGCCGCGGCCGCCCCCGTCGTCGTGACCCCCACCCCGCGGCCCTGCGTGCTGTCCGACCGGGAGCGCGAGGTGGCGGAGCTCGTCCTCGAGGGACTGACCTACCGCGAGATCGGCGACCGGCTCTTCATCACCGCGAAGACAGTCGAGCACCACGTCCGGGGCATGCGCCAGCGCCTCGGGTCGGAGTCCCGCAGCGATCTGCTCGCCGACCTCCGGGCGTCCCTCTCCGGCTGA